A window of the Pedobacter frigiditerrae genome harbors these coding sequences:
- a CDS encoding DUF5916 domain-containing protein gives MKLIFTSFILALCVTSTFAQNAQPKKKVQVQRTSSSPKIDGILDDAVWNSAPIATDFIELRPVPGRVETKEGRTEVKFLYDDYAIYVSARMYDKPDSVVHELVSRDQIGNADFIGVVFDTFLDGVNGYGFFVTAAGVQFDAKYSLIAGEDETWNAVWESEVTIDDKGWTAEIKIPYSALRFSSKDIQNWGMNITRKRTGTNRQTFWNFVDPKVDGFVNQSGVLEGFKSIKAPLRLSFSPYVSTLISHYPYNTPGVKNTQATINGGMDVKYGINQSFTLDMTLIPDFGQVQSDYRVLNLTPFEVKFNENRQFFTEGTELFNKGDLFYSKRIGSIPSYFDKSGLKSTDKVIKDPQEGKVLNATKISGRTAKGLGIGVFNAITNKMYTEVEDAAGNRSKFESQPLTNYNIFVLDQTLKNNSSVSVINTNVLRQGSAYDANVSAALFNFNDKNNAYFIDGAGKMSYVTADPIKENRNGYSYQFQLGKKSGTFTFNYEQEFADTKFDPSDMGFYTNNNFFDQSINFAYNKYKPGKWYNSIQAWTEIEYSRRFKPGDFQSFGIFPGMYIQFKNQWSTEINANWLAESNDFYESRNGQVYKAPESYRLAIYVNPNRAKAYNFGGNIVRIKKAMFDGVSYNYYFFQNYRVSDKLAFGLDLNYNPSYNFVNWVGFNGAQSVFSRYDRNTVENTMDAKYSFSNKMGVRLGVRHYWSDRRNKEFFALNNAGGLNAYTGPALQNVDRNYNVFNIDLAYSWVFSPGSELSITYKDAAETNDKFLTKRYGRNFYNILSSPQNNSLSIKILYYIDYLNLVKKKG, from the coding sequence ATGAAATTAATTTTTACCAGTTTTATATTGGCGCTATGTGTTACAAGCACTTTTGCTCAAAACGCACAGCCAAAAAAGAAAGTACAAGTACAACGAACATCATCAAGCCCTAAAATAGATGGGATTTTAGATGATGCAGTTTGGAATAGTGCACCAATTGCAACAGATTTTATAGAGTTAAGGCCAGTTCCAGGCCGTGTTGAAACTAAAGAAGGTAGAACGGAAGTAAAATTTTTATATGATGATTATGCCATCTATGTTTCGGCCAGAATGTATGATAAACCAGATAGCGTGGTACATGAATTGGTTTCGAGAGACCAAATTGGTAATGCCGATTTTATAGGGGTTGTTTTTGACACCTTCTTAGATGGAGTAAACGGTTATGGATTTTTCGTTACTGCAGCTGGCGTTCAATTTGATGCAAAATACTCGCTTATTGCAGGAGAAGACGAAACTTGGAATGCTGTTTGGGAAAGTGAAGTAACAATTGATGATAAAGGTTGGACGGCAGAAATTAAAATCCCTTATTCTGCTTTGCGATTCTCTAGTAAAGATATTCAAAACTGGGGAATGAATATTACTCGTAAACGTACAGGAACCAATCGTCAAACATTTTGGAATTTCGTTGACCCAAAGGTTGATGGTTTTGTTAACCAGAGCGGGGTTTTAGAAGGTTTTAAAAGTATCAAAGCGCCATTGCGTTTATCCTTTTCGCCTTATGTTTCTACTTTAATTAGCCATTATCCCTACAATACACCTGGCGTAAAAAATACCCAAGCCACGATTAATGGAGGTATGGATGTAAAGTATGGTATTAACCAGAGTTTTACTTTAGATATGACTTTAATCCCTGATTTTGGGCAGGTACAAAGTGATTATAGAGTTTTGAACTTAACGCCTTTTGAGGTAAAATTTAACGAAAATCGTCAGTTTTTTACAGAAGGAACAGAGCTATTTAATAAAGGAGATTTATTCTATTCTAAAAGGATTGGTTCAATACCATCTTACTTCGATAAAAGTGGATTAAAGTCTACAGATAAAGTAATTAAAGACCCACAAGAAGGGAAAGTGCTAAATGCAACAAAAATTTCTGGTCGTACGGCTAAAGGTTTGGGTATTGGGGTTTTTAATGCCATCACTAATAAAATGTACACAGAAGTTGAAGATGCGGCTGGGAACAGGAGCAAGTTTGAAAGTCAGCCATTAACGAATTATAATATTTTTGTTTTAGACCAAACCTTAAAGAATAACAGTTCGGTTAGTGTAATTAATACCAACGTTTTGAGGCAAGGAAGTGCTTATGATGCGAATGTTAGTGCAGCTCTATTTAATTTCAACGATAAAAATAACGCTTACTTTATTGATGGAGCAGGTAAAATGAGTTATGTTACTGCAGACCCAATTAAAGAAAACCGTAATGGTTACAGTTATCAATTTCAATTAGGAAAGAAAAGTGGAACCTTTACCTTTAACTATGAACAAGAGTTTGCAGACACCAAATTTGACCCATCAGATATGGGTTTTTATACAAACAATAACTTTTTTGACCAGTCTATAAATTTTGCTTACAATAAATATAAACCTGGTAAATGGTATAATTCTATTCAGGCTTGGACTGAAATAGAATATTCAAGAAGATTTAAGCCTGGCGATTTCCAAAGCTTTGGAATTTTCCCTGGAATGTATATCCAATTTAAAAACCAATGGTCGACAGAGATAAATGCGAATTGGTTAGCCGAATCCAATGATTTTTACGAATCTAGAAATGGTCAGGTTTACAAAGCACCAGAAAGTTACAGATTGGCTATTTATGTTAATCCAAACAGAGCAAAAGCGTATAATTTTGGCGGAAATATAGTGAGAATTAAAAAGGCAATGTTTGATGGCGTTAGCTACAATTATTACTTTTTCCAAAACTATAGAGTTAGCGATAAACTAGCATTTGGTTTGGACCTTAATTATAATCCGAGTTACAACTTTGTAAACTGGGTTGGCTTTAATGGAGCTCAATCTGTTTTCTCTAGATATGATAGAAACACAGTTGAAAATACAATGGATGCTAAATACAGTTTTAGCAATAAAATGGGCGTTCGTTTAGGAGTTAGACATTACTGGTCTGATAGAAGAAACAAAGAGTTTTTTGCTTTAAACAATGCTGGTGGATTGAATGCTTACACAGGTCCAGCTTTACAAAATGTAGATAGAAATTATAATGTTTTCAACATTGATTTAGCGTATTCTTGGGTTTTCTCTCCAGGTAGCGAGCTAAGTATCACTTACAAAGATGCAGCAGAAACCAACGATAAATTCTTAACCAAACGTTACGGCAGAAACTTCTATAATATTCTTTCTAGCCCACAAAATAATAGTTTATCTATCAAGATATTATATTACATCGATTATTTGAACTTGGTAAAGAAGA